One genomic window of Bacteroidota bacterium includes the following:
- a CDS encoding cycloisomaltooligosaccharide glucanotransferase: MNKIRPMILGFMVIQLLSSGCEKEPGFDGYPDQLTLETDKATYLPGESVRFTLNEFPGSGYTIRYFHLDSLIHSHPLSGSSWTWMPPTEDFKGYLITLSGPEGPASTVQTSIAIDVSSDWTRFPRYGFISHFGESAPVTEVIRSLTRYRINGLQFYDWHFRHHLPLAGTRSEPAASWKDIINRTNHRSTVSRYITEAHNRNMKALSYNLAYGATSTAQSEGVPATWFLYKDKSHAQPDLHVLPKPPFLSDIYVVHPGLTEWTTWLAQRNDDVYAVYPFDGFHIDQLGDRGTLYDYDGKTVALTGLFPGFIAAMKSAHSEKDLVFNAVNQYGQSQIASTDVGFLYTEVWSPNNGYADLARMITTNEQYSGGKKRTVLAAYLNYDKASSPGEFNTPGVLMANAVIFAFGGSHIELGEHMLGKEYFPNNNLKMPAGLTYRLTTFYDFLTGYQNILRDGGSLNAVTVTAPDQAVTINQWPPVAGKISAIGRRFSNRQVIHLLNFSNNASLDWRDTNANRYPPMKLVNLKVVIQTGDPVKKVWAASPDHRFGDPFLLDAQMESGRVTVTLPTLDYWTMLVLEW, encoded by the coding sequence ATGAATAAGATCAGACCGATGATCCTGGGGTTCATGGTCATCCAATTGCTTTCGTCAGGCTGCGAAAAGGAACCCGGGTTTGATGGATATCCCGATCAGCTGACGCTCGAAACCGACAAAGCCACTTACCTTCCCGGTGAGAGTGTCCGTTTTACCCTGAACGAATTTCCCGGGAGCGGCTACACCATCCGCTATTTTCATCTCGACAGTCTGATTCACTCACATCCGCTATCGGGCTCATCGTGGACCTGGATGCCACCAACAGAGGATTTCAAAGGTTACCTGATCACCCTGTCTGGTCCCGAAGGACCCGCTTCAACCGTACAGACTTCGATTGCCATTGATGTTTCATCCGACTGGACCCGGTTCCCCCGATACGGGTTTATTTCCCACTTCGGCGAATCGGCACCGGTCACTGAAGTGATCCGGTCACTTACCCGCTACCGGATCAATGGCCTGCAGTTTTATGACTGGCATTTCAGACATCACCTTCCTCTGGCCGGAACCCGGTCCGAACCCGCTGCCTCCTGGAAGGATATCATCAACCGGACCAACCACCGATCCACCGTCAGCCGGTATATAACCGAGGCTCACAACCGGAATATGAAGGCCCTTTCCTACAATCTGGCATATGGAGCCACCTCAACAGCCCAATCTGAGGGGGTTCCGGCCACCTGGTTCCTTTATAAGGACAAATCTCATGCACAACCCGATCTTCACGTCCTTCCGAAACCTCCCTTTCTCTCAGACATTTATGTGGTTCATCCCGGCCTGACGGAATGGACCACCTGGCTGGCTCAGCGGAATGACGATGTGTATGCAGTCTATCCCTTTGACGGATTTCATATTGATCAGCTGGGAGACCGGGGAACCCTGTATGATTATGATGGAAAAACCGTTGCACTGACCGGATTGTTTCCCGGCTTCATCGCAGCCATGAAATCGGCCCACTCCGAAAAGGATCTGGTCTTTAACGCCGTTAATCAGTACGGCCAGTCGCAGATTGCCTCCACCGATGTCGGATTCCTCTACACCGAGGTCTGGTCCCCCAACAACGGCTATGCCGACCTTGCACGGATGATCACCACCAATGAACAGTATTCCGGCGGTAAAAAGCGGACGGTACTGGCTGCTTACCTGAATTATGACAAGGCCAGTTCACCGGGCGAATTCAATACACCGGGAGTTCTCATGGCCAATGCCGTCATTTTTGCCTTTGGCGGATCTCACATCGAACTCGGCGAACACATGCTTGGCAAGGAATACTTTCCGAATAACAACCTGAAAATGCCTGCCGGACTGACGTACCGGCTCACCACCTTCTACGATTTTCTGACTGGTTACCAGAATATTCTCCGGGATGGCGGATCCCTGAACGCCGTGACGGTCACAGCACCAGACCAGGCTGTCACCATTAATCAATGGCCACCGGTCGCAGGAAAGATTTCCGCCATCGGTCGCCGGTTTTCCAACCGTCAGGTGATCCACCTGCTCAATTTCAGTAACAACGCCTCTCTCGACTGGCGCGATACCAATGCGAACCGGTATCCACCGATGAAATTGGTCAATCTGAAGGTGGTTATTCAAACGGGAGATCCGGTTAAGAAAGTGTGGGCCGCTTCTCCCGATCACCGGTTTGGTGACCCGTTCCTGCTGGATGCACAAATGGAAAGTGGCCGTGTGACGGTCACCCTTCCCACACTTGATTACTGGACGATGCTGGTTCTGGAGTGGTAA
- a CDS encoding S8 family serine peptidase: MNKSLLFSTGLALSLMAVGCSDPASMSQTESAGETASMGKVKYAALDNEFVTGEVLVKFKAGTLASQRSSVLRAVNSEVKETIHTASMKSAGISEGITVLKTGLGVQTAIQKLIASGVVDYAEPNYIYQHQATSNDTYYTNGSLWGMYGDGSSPANQYGSQAAEAWAAGKTGSNTVWIGIIDEGYMYTHEDLVANAGTNPGEIAGNGRDDDGNGLVDDVYGWDFDGNNNTVFDGVGDDHGTHVAGTIGGVGGNGKGVAGVVWSVKLLSAKFLGSRGGTTANAIKAVDYFTDLKTRHGINLVATNNSWGGGGYSQALADAVERANAAGILFIAAAGNSGTNNDATPSYPSGYTSANVIAVASITSTGGLSSFSQYGATSVDIGAPGSGIWSSVPKSSKGKVVSGYASYNGTSMATPHVSGAAALYASTHPGATAAQIKSAILSSVVPTASLNGKVSTGGRLNVSGF, encoded by the coding sequence ATGAATAAATCGCTTCTTTTTTCAACCGGACTTGCTCTCTCTCTGATGGCAGTCGGTTGCAGTGATCCCGCTTCGATGTCTCAGACCGAATCAGCGGGCGAAACAGCCTCCATGGGCAAAGTCAAATATGCAGCCCTGGATAACGAATTTGTAACCGGTGAAGTGCTGGTAAAATTTAAAGCCGGAACTCTGGCTTCCCAGCGAAGTTCGGTCCTTCGGGCCGTTAATTCCGAAGTGAAGGAAACCATCCATACTGCCAGCATGAAATCGGCCGGTATTTCTGAAGGCATCACCGTTCTTAAAACAGGTCTGGGTGTTCAGACAGCTATTCAGAAACTGATTGCTTCCGGTGTGGTTGACTATGCCGAGCCCAACTACATTTATCAGCATCAGGCCACCTCAAATGACACCTATTACACCAATGGCTCCCTGTGGGGCATGTATGGGGATGGCTCCTCACCTGCCAATCAGTATGGAAGTCAGGCCGCTGAAGCCTGGGCCGCCGGCAAAACCGGATCCAACACCGTTTGGATCGGCATCATTGATGAAGGATACATGTATACACACGAGGATCTGGTCGCCAATGCGGGTACCAACCCTGGTGAAATAGCCGGAAACGGCCGCGATGATGACGGCAATGGTCTGGTTGACGATGTGTACGGATGGGATTTCGACGGAAATAACAACACCGTTTTTGATGGAGTGGGAGATGACCACGGAACACACGTGGCCGGCACCATCGGTGGCGTTGGCGGAAACGGTAAAGGAGTGGCCGGTGTGGTATGGAGCGTAAAATTACTGAGCGCCAAATTCCTCGGCAGCCGTGGCGGTACCACTGCAAATGCCATTAAAGCCGTTGATTACTTCACCGACCTGAAAACCCGTCATGGCATCAACCTGGTTGCCACAAACAATTCATGGGGCGGTGGCGGCTATTCCCAGGCTCTGGCCGATGCCGTTGAACGTGCCAATGCAGCCGGCATCCTGTTTATCGCAGCCGCCGGAAACAGCGGAACCAACAATGATGCAACACCCAGCTATCCATCCGGATATACCAGTGCTAACGTTATTGCAGTGGCTTCCATTACCAGCACGGGCGGACTTTCCAGCTTTTCACAATATGGTGCAACCAGCGTGGATATTGGTGCACCAGGGTCGGGAATCTGGTCATCTGTGCCTAAAAGCTCCAAAGGCAAAGTCGTTTCAGGATATGCCAGCTACAATGGCACATCCATGGCTACTCCGCACGTGAGCGGTGCAGCAGCACTCTATGCCTCCACTCATCCCGGCGCTACTGCCGCTCAGATCAAAAGCGCGATCCTGAGCAGTGTGGTTCCGACTGCCTCTCTTAACGGAAAAGTTTCTACCGGCGGACGACTGAACGTCAGCGGATTCTGA
- a CDS encoding radical SAM protein, with protein sequence MIESKDQSNGQAGLQINVKPTSISVLTDPVRQFHFDYNGRLIGFSDHGDHYRMGLDGNLLFRSSNPDRYDHFLTDENRDQKLKDWSVEWQSWLAAPDTNMDVRFIDCDPIPIREFMLRPVLFARNIGYNLEQFRSIWGHIPIVPPEFYQSVIVNFSTGCSYDDCSFCSFYKDRRFRIKNVPEVNEHLNTISDFLGEGITARRDIFIGEANALAIPNRRFLFLMDELQDWINRIQLVYPRFRVSRIGSFMDGFTADQRSNSDWRALRSSGLTDIAIGIESGHTDLLNAVGKPYPADLIASTINRIKSAGFTLQLIFLIGLGGHSWRDRHREASMKLISHLDLGPEDRIQLSIFNQSLAPSHYPFGTDFLSPDELEADFLLWKQDIARINPELNARKYPTRFFLI encoded by the coding sequence ATGATAGAAAGTAAAGATCAGTCAAACGGTCAGGCCGGACTTCAGATCAATGTGAAACCAACCTCGATCAGTGTCTTAACCGACCCGGTCAGACAGTTTCATTTTGATTACAACGGTCGTCTGATCGGCTTCTCGGACCACGGCGACCATTACCGGATGGGCCTTGATGGCAATCTGCTCTTCCGATCCTCCAATCCGGACCGGTATGATCACTTTCTCACCGATGAAAACCGGGACCAGAAACTGAAGGACTGGAGTGTTGAGTGGCAATCCTGGCTGGCTGCTCCTGATACCAATATGGATGTCCGGTTCATCGATTGCGATCCCATTCCCATCAGGGAATTCATGCTGAGGCCCGTTCTCTTTGCCCGAAACATCGGCTATAACCTGGAACAGTTCCGGTCCATCTGGGGTCATATTCCCATTGTTCCTCCCGAGTTCTATCAATCGGTCATTGTGAACTTTTCCACCGGTTGCAGCTACGATGACTGTTCCTTCTGCAGCTTTTATAAGGACAGACGATTCCGGATTAAAAACGTGCCGGAAGTGAATGAACACCTGAATACCATTTCAGATTTCCTCGGTGAAGGAATCACCGCCCGCCGGGATATCTTCATCGGTGAGGCCAATGCACTCGCCATTCCGAACCGCCGGTTCCTTTTTCTGATGGATGAACTGCAGGATTGGATAAACCGGATTCAGTTGGTCTATCCCCGGTTCCGGGTCAGCCGTATCGGAAGCTTTATGGATGGATTCACCGCCGATCAGCGAAGCAATTCAGACTGGAGAGCTCTTCGCTCCTCTGGACTGACCGATATTGCCATCGGAATCGAGTCGGGTCATACCGATCTGCTCAATGCAGTGGGCAAACCCTATCCTGCCGACCTCATTGCTTCCACCATCAACCGGATCAAATCGGCTGGTTTTACCCTGCAGCTGATTTTCCTCATCGGTCTTGGGGGTCACTCCTGGCGTGACCGCCACCGGGAAGCCTCCATGAAACTGATCAGCCACCTCGACCTCGGACCTGAAGACCGGATTCAGCTTTCCATTTTTAATCAATCCCTTGCTCCGTCGCATTACCCGTTCGGAACGGATTTCCTGTCCCCCGACGAACTGGAAGCTGATTTCCTGTTGTGGAAACAGGACATCGCACGGATCAATCCGGAATTGAATGCCAGAAAGTATCCCACCCGTTTCTTTCTGATCTGA
- the tsaA gene encoding tRNA (N6-threonylcarbamoyladenosine(37)-N6)-methyltransferase TrmO, whose translation MTSEINQHLIEPVQLTPIGVIRSPYQEKYSAPRQPGVEVSEQTGVIELIPGVQPGTSLRDLAGFSHLWVISWFHQAEGWNPMVKPPRGSSVKRGVFATRSPHRPNPIGLSLVKIISIRKNRITVSGIDLLDGTPVLDIKPYLPAVEAKPDATSGWISPQSNDDTSRVFTVAWSLMALRQLSWLEQHGITGFRARALLVLSTDPFPHPYKRIRQQADGSLVMAWKDWRLSFLRQEQTIQVQKVFSGYAQTPKPDLHRQFEMEFIGMDD comes from the coding sequence ATGACTTCCGAGATTAATCAACATTTAATTGAGCCGGTGCAGCTGACGCCCATTGGAGTGATCCGGTCTCCCTATCAGGAAAAGTACTCGGCTCCGCGTCAGCCGGGGGTGGAAGTCAGTGAACAAACCGGGGTGATTGAGCTGATTCCCGGCGTTCAACCGGGGACCTCGCTTCGGGATCTGGCCGGATTCAGTCACCTGTGGGTCATTTCATGGTTTCATCAGGCAGAAGGCTGGAATCCGATGGTCAAGCCGCCGCGCGGATCGTCGGTCAAGCGGGGTGTGTTTGCCACCCGGAGTCCGCACCGGCCGAATCCCATCGGGTTATCTCTGGTCAAAATTATCAGCATCCGTAAAAACCGGATTACGGTTTCGGGAATCGATTTGCTCGATGGCACCCCGGTGCTGGATATCAAACCCTACCTTCCAGCCGTTGAAGCGAAGCCCGATGCAACCTCGGGCTGGATCTCTCCGCAGAGCAATGATGATACTTCCCGGGTTTTTACGGTTGCATGGTCTCTGATGGCTTTGCGTCAGCTTTCCTGGCTGGAGCAGCATGGCATCACCGGGTTCCGGGCAAGGGCTCTTCTGGTGCTCTCCACCGATCCGTTCCCTCACCCCTACAAGCGAATCCGGCAGCAGGCCGATGGGTCGCTGGTCATGGCCTGGAAAGACTGGAGGCTCTCTTTTCTGAGGCAGGAGCAAACGATTCAGGTTCAAAAAGTGTTCTCAGGATATGCTCAGACACCGAAGCCGGATCTCCACCGGCAGTTTGAGATGGAATTTATAGGAATGGATGACTGA
- a CDS encoding LysR family transcriptional regulator, translated as MINVSLTQLEYLTAVDTYRNFNQAARHCLVTQPTLSMQIQKAEESLGVIIFDRSKSPVVPTPLGEKIIEQARLILRESSLLGEIASAGNQQIAGDLRIGIIPTVGPYLIPRFLKSFVISHPSVTLQVNELQTDAILELIQKDQLDAGVLATPVERPGVFELPLYYEPFNAFLPDDHPLIGRPFLAPDDLNLSDLLLLEEGHCFRNQALQICAHDVVHEKPQATFISGSLDMLRRLAEQGFGVTLLPQLMVLSWDQKPVNLKQFGEPAPTREISLVYSRTYLKRAIMDALADAIRASVPREMLKKSGSVLKPLMGAGS; from the coding sequence ATGATTAATGTATCACTGACTCAACTGGAATATCTGACGGCGGTCGACACGTACCGGAATTTTAATCAGGCTGCCCGGCATTGCCTGGTCACTCAGCCCACACTGAGCATGCAGATACAGAAGGCGGAGGAATCGCTGGGAGTGATCATCTTTGACCGCAGTAAGTCGCCGGTTGTGCCGACTCCGCTTGGTGAAAAGATCATTGAACAGGCCCGGCTGATTCTCCGTGAAAGTTCACTGCTGGGAGAAATTGCTTCGGCGGGAAATCAGCAGATTGCCGGTGACCTCCGGATCGGAATTATTCCCACTGTCGGTCCGTATCTGATTCCCCGGTTCCTGAAATCCTTTGTAATCAGCCATCCGTCTGTGACCCTGCAGGTCAATGAATTGCAAACCGATGCGATCCTCGAACTGATTCAGAAAGATCAGCTCGATGCCGGCGTGCTGGCCACACCGGTTGAACGGCCGGGTGTTTTCGAATTGCCGCTTTATTATGAGCCTTTCAATGCGTTTCTGCCCGATGACCATCCCCTTATCGGACGACCGTTTCTGGCACCTGATGACCTGAATCTATCCGATCTGCTGCTGCTGGAAGAAGGCCATTGTTTCCGTAATCAGGCCTTGCAGATCTGTGCACATGATGTGGTACATGAGAAGCCACAAGCCACCTTTATCAGCGGAAGTCTCGATATGCTGCGCCGTCTGGCCGAACAGGGATTCGGTGTCACCCTGCTTCCCCAGCTGATGGTGCTTTCCTGGGATCAGAAGCCAGTGAATCTGAAGCAGTTTGGTGAACCGGCTCCCACCCGCGAAATCAGTCTGGTTTACAGTCGGACTTACCTGAAACGGGCCATCATGGATGCCCTTGCGGATGCCATACGGGCATCGGTTCCGCGTGAGATGCTTAAAAAATCGGGCAGTGTGCTCAAACCTCTGATGGGGGCCGGTTCATGA
- a CDS encoding YbaN family protein yields the protein MTHQVVKVVFFILGALSTGLAVLGVVLPFIPATPFLLLATWFFYRSSDKAHHWLTKHRIFGPLITDFRDYRAIRRRSKWMIVIFIWISFVLSWIGFYHSIWLVAGHATGALIGSLVIWKFPTLEDVRRSETATIDPESDENRGR from the coding sequence ATGACGCATCAGGTAGTTAAGGTCGTTTTTTTTATTCTCGGAGCGTTGTCTACCGGGCTGGCTGTTTTGGGAGTGGTGCTGCCCTTCATTCCGGCCACCCCATTTCTGCTGCTGGCCACCTGGTTTTTTTACCGGTCTTCCGACAAGGCCCACCACTGGCTCACCAAACACCGGATCTTTGGTCCGCTGATCACCGATTTCAGAGATTACCGTGCCATCAGACGCCGGTCCAAATGGATGATCGTGATTTTTATCTGGATTTCTTTTGTGCTTTCCTGGATCGGCTTTTATCACAGCATTTGGCTGGTGGCCGGGCATGCCACCGGTGCCCTGATCGGGTCACTGGTCATCTGGAAGTTCCCGACGCTGGAAGACGTCAGGCGCAGTGAAACGGCTACGATTGACCCTGAATCAGATGAGAATCGGGGAAGGTAA
- a CDS encoding HAMP domain-containing histidine kinase translates to MSGRLAGFLSSLKGKITLWFVVSIAALMIIFSGMILFSVRLWMIQARDTDMIQLSTHMITRLQNQTTLTPTSTLYPSVLTSLEAETIESKFLVWVLAPDTSILFESEPARLSGLGSRIRKPQSGDLPMFVPVPGMNRNFKSLYYPFTFPALDQESHRLTGWIVTIADNRDVTEFINNLTRVLIGMIIIGVIIALAFSIIIADLSLRPLTDIIRTAQSITISHLDTRIPDYRDDEEVRMLAQTLNHLLERLQGSFDQIRQFTADASHELLTPLTIIKGELELALSRDRDSVYYKTSLTNALTQTNQLIHVTQTLLKISRDEISEEQVEKEAVDLKIIFSVLVGQLNYLAAQKSIQISNQLSDPLPLVLTNENLIHTLFINLLDNAVKYSPAGSTVCIRNVYKPAFGGLSIEIADEGPGIPVIERNNIFRRFYRIEKSRSKDTGGSGLGLSLVSKIIQLLGLTVDIRSNRPKGTIFTVTFPDSHLIQGQS, encoded by the coding sequence TCACCCTCTGGTTTGTGGTTTCCATTGCAGCACTCATGATCATTTTTTCGGGCATGATCCTGTTTTCGGTCCGGTTATGGATGATTCAGGCTCGCGACACCGACATGATTCAGCTGAGTACTCATATGATTACCCGGCTTCAGAATCAGACCACGTTAACGCCCACTTCAACCTTATACCCGTCGGTCCTGACCTCCCTCGAAGCCGAAACAATCGAAAGTAAATTTCTGGTCTGGGTCCTGGCACCTGATACGTCCATTCTGTTCGAATCGGAACCGGCCAGACTCTCTGGCCTTGGTTCCAGAATCAGGAAACCACAGTCGGGTGACTTACCCATGTTCGTTCCGGTACCCGGCATGAACCGGAATTTTAAAAGTCTTTACTACCCGTTCACCTTCCCGGCTCTTGACCAGGAATCTCACCGTCTGACCGGCTGGATTGTAACAATAGCCGATAACCGGGATGTGACCGAGTTTATTAATAACCTTACCCGGGTTCTCATTGGCATGATCATAATCGGGGTGATCATCGCCCTGGCCTTCTCTATTATCATTGCCGACCTGTCTCTGCGCCCGCTTACCGACATTATCCGTACGGCCCAGAGTATTACCATCAGCCATCTTGATACCCGTATTCCCGATTACCGGGACGATGAGGAAGTCAGGATGCTGGCCCAGACCCTGAACCATCTGCTTGAGCGACTGCAGGGCAGTTTCGACCAGATCAGGCAATTCACTGCCGATGCCTCCCATGAACTTCTCACCCCGCTCACCATTATCAAAGGGGAACTGGAACTGGCGCTCAGCCGTGACCGGGACTCGGTGTACTATAAAACGTCTCTGACCAATGCACTCACTCAGACCAATCAGCTGATTCACGTGACTCAGACTCTTCTGAAAATTTCACGGGATGAAATCAGTGAGGAACAGGTCGAAAAGGAAGCCGTTGACCTTAAGATCATCTTTTCGGTTCTGGTCGGACAGTTGAATTATCTGGCTGCTCAAAAATCCATTCAGATCAGCAATCAACTCTCTGACCCGCTGCCGCTGGTGCTCACCAACGAGAACCTTATACACACCCTTTTTATTAACCTGCTCGATAATGCGGTGAAATACAGTCCGGCTGGTTCAACGGTTTGCATCAGAAACGTCTACAAACCCGCCTTCGGCGGACTGTCGATTGAGATTGCCGATGAGGGACCCGGGATTCCGGTTATCGAACGGAATAACATCTTCCGGCGGTTTTACCGCATCGAAAAAAGCCGGTCGAAGGATACCGGCGGATCGGGTCTTGGATTATCACTGGTAAGCAAGATTATTCAACTGCTCGGTCTCACAGTCGATATCCGGTCCAACCGCCCGAAGGGAACCATTTTTACCGTTACCTTCCCCGATTCTCATCTGATTCAGGGTCAATCGTAG